From one Triticum aestivum cultivar Chinese Spring chromosome 4B, IWGSC CS RefSeq v2.1, whole genome shotgun sequence genomic stretch:
- the LOC123092777 gene encoding 3-ketoacyl-CoA synthase 1, giving the protein MESAPAAAFMERERLTAEVTFSGDAQAASSEGAERLPSIIVKIRRRLPDFARSVNLKYVRLGIRHGGSLTSYLPMLCVPVLAAAAYSFVRLDVIYLSIDLLSCVAWLGTAMLLLTVYYFKRPRPVYLVEFACYKPEDQNKITKEAFLDMTESTGCFNDETLAFQTKITTRSALGDETYLPSGVLARPPRLNMAEARLEAEAVMFGCLDALFASTGIDPRRDVRILIVNCSLFNPTPSLASMIIHHYKMREDVKSFNLGGMGCSAGLIAIDLAKDMLQANPNSYAVVLSTENITLNWYFGNDRSMLLSNCIFRMGGAAALLSNRRADAGRAKYRLLHTVRTHKGATDECFKCVYQREDDVGKVGVSLARELMSVAGDALKTNITTLGPLVLPLSEQLKFLKSLMMRRVFRAKGVRPYIPNFRRAFEHFCVHAGGRAVLEEVQRSLSLEDKDMEPSRCALHRFGNTSSSSLWYELAYAEAKGRVKRGNRVWQIGFGSGFKCNSAVWRALRDVPAVSPPPAGAAAPGPEEKACNPWVDCVAKYPPKAYV; this is encoded by the coding sequence ATGGAGTCTGCGCCGGCGGCGGCCTTCATGGAGCGGGAGCGCCTCACGGCGGAGGTGACCTTCTCCGGGGACGCGCAGGCGGCGTCGTCCGAGGGCGCCGAGCGGCTGCCCAGCATCATCGTCAAGATCCGGCGTCGCCTCCCGGACTTCGCCCGCTCCGTCAACCTCAAGTACGTCAGGCTCGGGATCCGGCACGGCGGCAGCCTCACGTCCTACCTGCCGATGCTGTGCGTGCCGGTGCTCGCGGCGGCCGCCTACTCCTTCGTCCGCCTCGACGTCATCTACCTCTCCATCGACCTGCTCAGCTGCGTCGCCTGGCTCGGCACCGCCATGCTGCTCCTCACCGTCTACTACTTCAAGCGACCTCGCCCGGTGTACCTCGTCGAGTTCGCGTGCTACAAGCCGGAGGACCAGAACAAGATCACCAAGGAGGCCTTCCTCGACATGACCGAGAGCACCGGGTGCTTCAATGACGAGACGCTCGCGTTCCAGACCAAGATCACCACCCGCTCCGCTCTCGGCGACGAGACGTACCTGCCCTCGGGCGTTCTGGCGCGCCCGCCAAGGCTCAACATGGCCgaggcgcggctggaggccgaggcggtcATGTTCGGCTGCCTGGACGCTCTGTTCGCGTCCACCGGGATCGACCCGCGCCGCGACGTGCGGATCCTCATCGTCAACTGCAGCCTGTTCAACCCGACGCCGTCCCTGGCGTCCATGATCATCCACCATTACAAGATGCGCGAGGATGTCAAGTCGTTCAACCTGGGCGGCATGGGGTGCAGCGCCGGCCTCATCGCCATCGACCTCGCCAAGGACATGCTCCAGGCCAACCCCAACTCGTACGCGGTTGTCCTCAGCACCGAGAACATCACCCTCAACTGGTACTTCGGGAACGACCGCTCCATGCTGCTCTCCAACTGCATCTTCCGCATGGGCGGCGCCGCGGCTCTGCTCTCGAACCGGCGCGCGGACGCCGGGCGCGCCAAGTACCGCCTCCTCCACACGGTCCGGACGCACAAGGGCGCCACGGACGAGTGCTTCAAGTGCGTGTACCAGCGCGAGGACGACGTGGGCAAGGTGGGCGTGTCGCTGGCGCGGGAGCTCATGAGTGTGGCCGGCGACGCGCTCAAGACCAACATCACCACGCTGGGGCCCCTGGTGCTGCCCCTCAGCGAGCAGCTCAAATTCCTCAAGTCGCTGATGATGCGCCGGGTGTTCCGCGCCAAGGGCGTGCGGCCCTACATCCCCAACTTCCGGCGCGCGTTCGAGCACTTCTGCGTGCACGCCGGCGGGCGCGCGGTGCTGGAGGAGGTGCAGCGCAGCCTGAGCCTGGAGGACAAGGACATGGAGCCGAGCAGGTGCGCCCTGCACCGGTTCGGCAACACCAGCAGCAGCTCGCTGTGGTACGAGCTGGCCTACGCCGAGGCCAAGGGCCGGGTGAAGCGCGGCAACCGCGTATGGCAGATCGGGTTCGGGTCGGGGTTCAAGTGCAACAGCGCGGTGTGGCGCGCGCTCCGCGACGTGCCGGCCGTGTCGCccccgcccgccggcgccgcggcGCCGGGGCCGGAGGAGAAGGCCTGCAACCCGTGGGTGGACTGCGTCGCCAAGTACCCGCCCAAGGCGTACGTCTGA